A stretch of Flavobacterium sp. N2270 DNA encodes these proteins:
- the xerD gene encoding site-specific tyrosine recombinase XerD, translating to MSNWQSYLKEYQNYLKLERGLSANTIENYSFDIEKLIAFLVSNNIEVTPITITEEIVQQFIYELSTKVNARSQSRIISGLKSFFNYLIFEDYRADTPMELIEVPKTGRKLPDTLSTAEIDALIAAIDLSKPEGERNRAMLETLYSCGLRVSELVNLKISDLFFEEGFIKVTGKGNKQRFVPIGDSTEKYINFYRDSIRNHLQIHKGHEDTLFLNRRGKQLTRAMVFTIIKDLAVKIGLHKTISPHTFRHSFATHLLENGADLRSIQLMLGHESITTTEVYMHLDRKFLTEVINNFHPRK from the coding sequence ATGAGCAATTGGCAATCGTATTTAAAAGAATATCAAAACTACCTTAAGCTAGAAAGAGGTTTGTCGGCCAATACAATTGAAAATTATTCATTTGATATTGAAAAACTCATTGCTTTTTTGGTTTCTAATAATATTGAAGTAACTCCAATAACTATTACCGAAGAAATTGTACAACAATTTATTTATGAATTGTCTACCAAAGTAAATGCCAGAAGTCAATCGAGAATTATTTCGGGTTTAAAGAGTTTTTTTAATTATTTAATTTTTGAAGATTACAGAGCCGATACTCCTATGGAACTTATAGAAGTACCAAAAACAGGTAGAAAGCTTCCAGATACGCTTTCAACGGCTGAAATTGATGCTCTAATTGCCGCTATTGATTTGTCTAAACCAGAAGGCGAACGCAATAGAGCCATGCTTGAAACACTTTACAGTTGTGGTTTGCGGGTTTCTGAATTAGTTAATCTTAAAATTTCTGATTTATTTTTTGAAGAAGGTTTTATAAAAGTTACCGGAAAAGGAAATAAACAACGTTTTGTTCCAATAGGTGATAGTACCGAGAAGTACATTAATTTTTATAGAGATAGTATTAGAAATCATCTTCAAATTCATAAAGGACATGAAGATACTTTGTTTTTAAACCGAAGAGGAAAACAATTAACCAGAGCTATGGTTTTTACTATCATTAAAGATTTAGCTGTAAAAATAGGTTTGCATAAAACCATAAGTCCGCATACATTTAGACATTCTTTTGCTACACATTTACTTGAAAACGGTGCCGATTTGCGTTCGATACAATTAATGTTAGGTCACGAATCTATTACAACAACAGAAGTGTACATGCATTTAGATAGAAAATTTCTTACTGAGGTAATTAATAATTTTCATCCAAGGAAGTGA
- a CDS encoding DUF5686 and carboxypeptidase regulatory-like domain-containing protein, with translation MKHFYLLLFSFFSATLFSQIKGTVTDLEGNPLPYVNIYVENTYIGTTTNEAGKYELNYNANQKVNILFQYLGYKTQKQHLEISSFPYTLDVKLEEENFTLNEIVVSNGVNPADELIRKAIKAKKINSDKTDKFEADFYSRGIFRAKDIPKKIMGVEIGDLEGSLDSTRSGVIYLSETVSKIKFEKPDNLKEEIIASKVAGNDNGFSYNTALNTNYDFYDNYVDFGIKMISPIADNAFNYYKYKLDGTFYDDKNQLINKIEVSVKRDKEPVFEGFIYIVEDSWAIYGLDLDLKGYRMQQPILETMKLIQNFSFNTDKKMWVKNIQSLDFDAGIFGMKFTGKFTYVFSNYNFKDSFEKKTFGSEIVSFADNANKKEDAYWSAFRPVPLTEEETNSYFKKDSIQTIRKSQTYLDSIDAKGNKFNLLKIITGYNYKNTYKNWNFNYKGLLDFSSLSFNTVQGWNLDSGFSFRKWNDENGKFTSISSTFNYGFAEDRLRVNARFYHRFNTKNYANVSLTGGSAIEQINNSQPITPFINTVSTLFFKNNFMKLYNKEFIKAHFGMEVTNGIFINSSLEYEKRRALFNNTNYTMIKSNDVYSSNNPLDPTNEFSVPFAPHHMMKFDIGTRILFGQKYISRPDGKLNVANEDYPVLSFNYEKAFSATNSNYTYDYVSGKIDYDKSLGNKGNFAFHLKAGKFFNADNISFIDYKHFNGNQTHVNFRGNYLNAFNLLPYYSNSTNDAYIETHVEHNFKGYIMNKIPLLNKLQWNLIGSFHQINVPNTKPYQEFSVGFDNIGFGKFRFLRIDYVRAYQNGYLGDGIMFGIQF, from the coding sequence ATGAAACATTTTTACTTATTATTATTTAGTTTCTTTTCGGCTACACTATTTAGTCAAATAAAAGGTACAGTTACCGATTTAGAAGGAAATCCGTTGCCCTATGTAAATATTTATGTAGAAAACACCTATATAGGAACAACCACAAATGAAGCAGGTAAATATGAATTAAACTACAATGCTAATCAAAAAGTTAATATTCTGTTTCAATATCTTGGCTATAAAACCCAAAAACAACATTTAGAGATTTCTTCTTTTCCTTATACTTTAGATGTAAAGTTAGAAGAAGAAAATTTTACTTTAAATGAAATTGTAGTTAGTAATGGAGTAAATCCTGCTGATGAATTAATTAGAAAAGCAATAAAAGCTAAAAAAATAAACAGCGATAAAACCGATAAATTTGAAGCTGATTTTTATTCGAGAGGAATTTTTAGAGCCAAAGACATTCCAAAAAAAATTATGGGAGTTGAAATTGGCGATCTTGAAGGAAGTTTAGATTCGACCAGAAGCGGTGTAATTTATTTATCGGAAACAGTTTCTAAAATAAAATTTGAAAAACCAGACAATTTAAAAGAAGAAATTATAGCGTCGAAAGTAGCAGGAAACGATAACGGATTTAGTTACAACACTGCTTTAAATACTAATTATGATTTTTATGATAATTATGTAGATTTTGGTATTAAAATGATTTCGCCTATTGCTGATAATGCGTTTAATTATTATAAATATAAACTTGACGGAACTTTTTATGATGATAAAAATCAATTGATTAATAAAATTGAGGTTTCGGTAAAAAGAGATAAAGAACCAGTTTTTGAAGGTTTTATTTATATTGTTGAAGATTCTTGGGCAATTTACGGGTTAGATTTAGACCTTAAAGGTTATAGAATGCAACAGCCTATTTTAGAAACTATGAAGTTAATTCAAAACTTTAGTTTCAATACCGATAAGAAAATGTGGGTTAAAAACATTCAATCTTTAGATTTTGACGCCGGAATTTTTGGCATGAAATTTACCGGAAAATTCACTTACGTTTTTAGCAATTATAACTTTAAAGATAGTTTTGAAAAGAAAACTTTTGGTAGTGAAATTGTTTCTTTTGCAGATAATGCAAATAAAAAAGAAGATGCTTATTGGTCTGCTTTTAGACCAGTTCCTTTAACTGAAGAAGAAACGAACAGCTATTTTAAAAAAGACAGCATTCAAACCATTAGAAAATCGCAAACCTATTTAGATTCAATAGACGCTAAGGGAAATAAATTTAATTTGCTTAAAATTATTACAGGCTACAATTATAAAAATACCTATAAAAACTGGAACTTTAATTATAAAGGTCTTTTAGATTTTTCATCGTTAAGTTTCAATACCGTTCAAGGTTGGAATTTAGACAGTGGCTTTTCTTTTAGAAAATGGAATGATGAAAATGGAAAGTTCACTTCAATATCATCTACATTTAATTATGGTTTTGCAGAAGATAGATTAAGAGTTAATGCTCGTTTTTATCATCGATTTAATACTAAAAACTATGCAAATGTTTCGCTAACTGGTGGAAGCGCAATTGAACAAATAAACAACAGCCAGCCTATTACACCATTTATTAATACTGTTAGCACTTTATTTTTTAAAAACAATTTTATGAAGTTGTATAATAAGGAATTTATAAAAGCTCATTTTGGTATGGAAGTTACTAATGGAATTTTTATAAACAGTAGTTTAGAATATGAAAAACGTCGTGCTTTATTTAATAATACCAATTATACAATGATAAAGTCTAACGATGTTTATAGTTCAAATAATCCGCTAGATCCAACTAATGAATTTAGTGTTCCTTTTGCACCTCATCATATGATGAAGTTTGATATTGGAACTCGTATTCTATTTGGTCAAAAATACATTTCTCGCCCCGATGGAAAGCTAAATGTAGCAAATGAAGATTATCCTGTTTTAAGCTTTAATTATGAAAAAGCGTTTTCAGCAACAAACTCTAATTATACATACGATTATGTATCTGGAAAAATTGATTATGATAAATCTCTAGGAAACAAAGGAAATTTTGCGTTTCATTTAAAAGCAGGAAAATTCTTTAATGCTGATAATATTTCGTTTATAGATTACAAACATTTTAACGGAAATCAAACACATGTAAACTTTAGAGGAAATTACTTAAATGCTTTTAATTTACTCCCTTATTATTCAAATTCTACAAATGATGCCTATATAGAAACACATGTAGAACACAATTTTAAAGGATATATTATGAATAAAATTCCTTTACTAAATAAATTGCAATGGAATTTAATAGGAAGTTTTCATCAAATAAATGTTCCAAATACTAAGCCATACCAAGAATTTAGTGTAGGTTTTGACAATATAGGTTTTGGAAAGTTTAGATTTCTTAGAATTGATTATGTAAGAGCTTATCAAAACGGATACTTAGGCGATGGAATTATGTTTGGAATTCAATTTTAA
- a CDS encoding porin family protein, which produces MKKVLLSAVAILTFSFANAQEEATTSTGSFAKGDMFLSGAFSVGSETTGDDKSTGFTIEPKFGFFVSDNIAIGGKLGYTSYKAEDFFGDTDDMAGFTVGAFGRYYMTPASQFSLFGQFGVDYTSWDDKLADAQSNEIGVNLGLGLSYFVSPKFAIEASWAGLGYTTNDNGGSGADSTDSFGLGANLNAISFGLIYKL; this is translated from the coding sequence ATGAAAAAAGTTTTATTATCTGCAGTAGCAATTTTAACATTTAGTTTTGCTAACGCACAAGAAGAAGCAACAACTTCAACAGGAAGCTTTGCTAAAGGAGATATGTTTTTATCTGGAGCATTTTCAGTAGGATCTGAAACAACTGGTGATGACAAATCTACAGGATTTACAATTGAGCCTAAATTTGGTTTCTTCGTATCTGACAACATCGCTATTGGTGGTAAATTAGGATACACTTCTTACAAAGCTGAAGATTTCTTCGGAGATACTGATGACATGGCTGGTTTCACAGTTGGTGCTTTTGGACGTTACTACATGACTCCTGCATCTCAATTTTCTTTATTCGGTCAATTTGGAGTAGATTATACTTCATGGGATGACAAATTAGCTGATGCTCAATCTAACGAAATTGGTGTTAACTTAGGATTAGGTTTAAGCTATTTCGTTTCTCCAAAATTCGCTATTGAAGCTTCATGGGCTGGATTAGGTTATACTACTAACGATAACGGTGGTAGTGGTGCAGATTCAACTGATTCTTTCGGTTTAGGTGCTAACTTAAATGCTATTAGCTTTGGATTAATTTACAAATTATAA
- a CDS encoding porin family protein has product MKKLFITLLFIGTGITSLHAQTIEIGIKAGVNYANFNGSDIQTDAITSYHAGLVAEIGLLDSFSIQPELLYSTQGASYKNAIDEYQNELGYLSIPVMLKLYVTNSLSLEAGPQASFLVSKKDEFNLNDYNSFDFGVNAGLGLQITKSLFAQARYTLGLTEVSKNADVKNSVVQVSVGFMF; this is encoded by the coding sequence ATGAAAAAGCTATTTATTACCTTATTATTTATAGGAACAGGAATAACAAGTTTACATGCTCAAACTATTGAAATAGGTATAAAAGCAGGTGTAAACTATGCTAATTTTAACGGTTCAGATATTCAAACAGACGCCATAACCAGCTATCATGCAGGTTTAGTTGCCGAAATAGGTCTTTTAGATTCGTTTTCCATTCAGCCCGAATTGCTTTATTCTACACAAGGAGCTTCTTACAAAAATGCTATAGATGAATACCAAAACGAACTAGGATATCTTTCAATACCCGTTATGTTAAAATTATATGTAACGAACTCGCTTTCTCTAGAAGCGGGTCCGCAGGCATCCTTTTTAGTAAGTAAAAAAGACGAGTTTAATTTAAATGATTATAATAGTTTTGATTTTGGAGTGAATGCCGGTTTAGGTTTACAAATTACAAAATCGTTATTTGCACAAGCAAGATATACGCTTGGATTAACAGAAGTTTCAAAAAATGCCGATGTTAAAAACAGCGTTGTTCAGGTGTCCGTTGGGTTTATGTTTTAA
- the aroQ gene encoding type II 3-dehydroquinate dehydratase, producing MKIIIINGPNLNLLGKREPEVYGSTSFEEYLNTLSNKYTNITLSYYQSNIEGELITKIQEVGFNYDGIILNAGAYTHTSIGIADAIKAITTPVIEVHISNTFSRESFRHQSYISPNTKGVIIGFGLKSYDLAIEAFL from the coding sequence ATGAAAATAATAATTATTAACGGCCCCAATTTAAATTTATTAGGCAAACGAGAACCAGAAGTTTATGGTTCAACATCGTTTGAAGAGTATTTAAACACTTTGTCTAATAAATATACCAATATTACGTTGAGTTATTATCAAAGCAATATTGAAGGCGAACTGATTACTAAAATACAGGAAGTTGGTTTTAATTATGACGGAATTATTTTAAACGCGGGCGCTTACACACATACCTCTATAGGAATTGCCGATGCTATTAAAGCCATTACAACTCCAGTTATTGAAGTACATATTTCTAATACATTTTCTAGAGAATCATTTAGACATCAATCGTATATTTCGCCAAACACAAAAGGAGTAATAATAGGTTTTGGTTTAAAAAGTTATGATTTAGCTATTGAGGCTTTTTTGTAA